One window from the genome of Microbulbifer sp. ALW1 encodes:
- a CDS encoding TonB-dependent siderophore receptor, producing the protein MREFRIKALTLAVAAAAALPASLAFSQQAAEEKAATDHGVMEEVITTGTRKEGVLPTETLSPVDVLGGNKFSDQGSFDLTESLAKVAPSFNTQRFPIADGTAFIRPVTLRNLSPDQTLVLVNGTRRHRSALVNLQLAPLGTTNQGAQAVDFAALPSMAIERVEVLRDGASAQYGSDAIAGVVNVILKDDAEGFGLSAQTGEYFEGDGQRTTLAANGGFALGEQGFVNATIEHSTADKTWRGAARPDAEFVGTIVGEENVPLDGLGQRWGDPEVTATKFFLNTGYSLNDTTELYGNLGYSKNETISDFFYRGPVLDPSAEFAARETLQKDADGDFMPDAAPQSLVDDIIAQGLNPSDYLVADSTSDSGFVLRNPIYSQFPGGYNPAFGADITDLSVVAGARGEWANGISWDLRARSAENEVSYVLENSINPSLGINSPTTFNPGTLTQSETSVNADFVKPIDVAAFATPMNLAFGMEWRDETYKIGAGDEASIAVGPTAAVFGVGSDGFQGFPVEAAGEYSSVSTAAYVDLEADVTDKLLLGSALRFENFEEFGSTLNWKLSARYDFTENFALRGTANTGFRAPTPGQVNTLNVTTTSDSAGNLIPNGTYPVNHPVAMALGAKELTPEESTSFTLGAVWSPLDNTSVTIDYYNIEIEDRLALRNNTIGAAEVALLDGAGVTNAALLEGSNANYFVNAFDSDVSGIDLAVTSDFDVAGGLLVVDLRHNHNQQEVSKVAPNTINQSRVFDLENQVPSDRTTLTFDYDSGDLFNGYLRFNRYSGWESTFGLFGPGDASDASSYGGEILVDIETTITLKENYKISLGGENIFDVQPDDEADPTLQFLGVRQSLTSPFGFNGGFWYLRASAEF; encoded by the coding sequence ATGCGAGAGTTCCGAATCAAGGCACTGACCCTGGCGGTCGCTGCTGCAGCCGCACTGCCTGCATCGCTGGCATTTTCCCAACAGGCCGCCGAAGAGAAGGCGGCGACTGATCACGGCGTGATGGAAGAAGTCATCACCACCGGTACCCGCAAGGAAGGGGTTCTGCCCACCGAAACCCTCTCCCCGGTCGACGTACTGGGTGGTAACAAGTTTTCCGATCAGGGCAGTTTCGACCTGACCGAATCCCTGGCCAAAGTGGCCCCTTCTTTCAACACCCAGCGCTTCCCCATTGCCGATGGCACCGCGTTTATCCGTCCGGTGACCCTGCGCAATCTCTCTCCCGACCAGACCCTGGTGCTGGTGAACGGCACCCGCCGCCACCGCTCCGCGCTGGTGAACCTGCAGCTGGCACCGCTCGGCACCACCAACCAGGGCGCTCAGGCCGTGGACTTTGCCGCACTGCCATCCATGGCCATTGAGCGGGTGGAAGTACTGCGTGATGGTGCTTCCGCCCAGTATGGTTCCGACGCCATTGCCGGCGTGGTAAACGTGATCCTGAAAGACGACGCCGAAGGTTTCGGCCTGTCTGCGCAGACCGGCGAGTACTTTGAGGGCGACGGACAGCGCACCACACTCGCCGCCAACGGCGGTTTTGCGCTGGGCGAGCAGGGCTTTGTGAACGCCACCATTGAACACTCCACCGCCGATAAAACCTGGCGCGGTGCCGCGCGTCCGGACGCCGAGTTTGTGGGCACTATCGTGGGCGAGGAAAATGTACCCCTGGATGGCCTCGGCCAGCGCTGGGGCGACCCGGAAGTGACCGCCACCAAGTTTTTCCTCAATACCGGCTACTCCCTGAATGACACCACCGAGCTGTACGGCAATCTGGGTTACTCGAAAAACGAGACCATATCCGACTTCTTCTACCGTGGCCCGGTGCTGGATCCGTCCGCCGAGTTCGCGGCCCGCGAGACGCTACAAAAAGACGCGGACGGGGATTTCATGCCCGACGCAGCGCCCCAGTCGCTGGTGGACGACATCATTGCCCAGGGCCTGAACCCGTCCGACTACCTGGTGGCCGACAGCACCAGTGACAGCGGTTTTGTACTGCGCAACCCCATCTACAGCCAGTTCCCCGGTGGTTACAACCCGGCGTTCGGTGCCGATATCACCGATCTCTCGGTGGTGGCTGGAGCACGCGGCGAGTGGGCCAACGGTATCAGCTGGGACCTGCGCGCACGCAGCGCCGAGAATGAAGTCTCCTATGTACTGGAAAACTCCATCAACCCGAGCCTGGGTATCAACTCTCCCACCACCTTTAACCCGGGTACCCTGACCCAGTCCGAAACCAGTGTGAATGCGGACTTCGTCAAGCCCATCGATGTGGCCGCCTTCGCCACCCCCATGAACCTGGCGTTCGGTATGGAGTGGCGGGACGAGACCTACAAGATCGGTGCCGGCGATGAAGCCTCCATTGCCGTAGGCCCCACCGCTGCCGTCTTCGGCGTGGGCTCCGACGGTTTCCAGGGCTTCCCGGTAGAAGCCGCAGGTGAATACAGCAGTGTGAGCACCGCCGCCTATGTGGATCTGGAAGCGGATGTGACCGACAAGCTGCTGCTGGGTTCCGCCCTGCGGTTCGAGAACTTCGAGGAGTTTGGCTCCACCTTAAACTGGAAGCTGTCCGCCCGTTACGACTTCACCGAAAACTTTGCCCTGCGCGGTACCGCCAATACCGGCTTCCGCGCTCCGACCCCGGGCCAGGTGAACACCCTGAACGTGACCACTACCTCGGACTCCGCAGGTAACCTGATCCCGAACGGCACCTACCCGGTCAATCACCCGGTGGCCATGGCGCTCGGCGCCAAGGAACTGACCCCGGAGGAATCCACCAGCTTTACCCTGGGTGCTGTGTGGAGCCCGCTGGACAACACCAGCGTCACCATCGATTATTACAACATCGAAATCGAAGACCGCCTGGCACTGCGCAACAACACCATCGGTGCGGCTGAAGTGGCCCTGTTGGACGGCGCCGGTGTTACCAATGCCGCACTGCTGGAAGGCAGTAATGCCAACTATTTTGTCAACGCCTTCGACTCCGATGTATCGGGTATCGACCTGGCGGTAACCAGCGATTTTGACGTCGCCGGCGGCTTGCTGGTGGTGGACCTGCGCCACAACCACAACCAGCAGGAAGTCAGCAAGGTTGCCCCCAACACCATCAACCAGTCCCGCGTGTTCGACCTGGAAAACCAGGTTCCCAGTGACCGCACCACCCTGACGTTCGATTACGACAGCGGTGACCTGTTCAACGGCTACCTGCGCTTCAACCGCTACAGCGGATGGGAGAGCACGTTTGGCCTGTTTGGCCCGGGTGACGCTTCCGATGCCTCGTCTTACGGTGGTGAAATTCTGGTAGACATCGAAACCACGATCACCCTCAAGGAGAACTACAAGATCTCCCTCGGCGGTGAGAATATTTTTGATGTTCAGCCGGATGATGAAGCCGATCCCACCCTGCAGTTCCTGGGTGTTCGTCAATCGCTGACGTCGCCGTTTGGTTTCAATGGTGGCTTCTGGTACCTGCGCGCAAGTGCGGAATTCTAA
- a CDS encoding GNAT family N-acetyltransferase, with protein MLITSSNQSMDIVDLAQVPQAIETLARWHYDEWQQLYPEESLADFIADLRASTAAIPVPSTFVARENDVLIGSISLLERDMEIDEPWTPWLANLFVHPDYRQRGVGKQLIKHLTQFCRANAVKQLYLFTPESRSYYETLGWTLVRRQAYKGQMVDIMVRAISAEAP; from the coding sequence GTGCTTATCACAAGCAGTAACCAATCCATGGATATCGTCGATCTTGCACAGGTCCCACAAGCAATCGAGACACTGGCGCGCTGGCACTACGACGAGTGGCAGCAGCTGTACCCGGAAGAATCCCTCGCAGATTTCATCGCCGATCTCCGCGCGTCGACCGCTGCGATACCGGTGCCCTCGACCTTCGTGGCCAGGGAAAATGACGTGCTCATCGGATCCATCAGCCTGCTCGAACGCGATATGGAGATCGACGAGCCCTGGACGCCCTGGCTGGCGAACCTGTTTGTTCATCCCGACTACCGCCAGCGCGGTGTCGGCAAACAGCTGATAAAACACCTGACCCAGTTCTGCCGAGCAAACGCGGTAAAGCAGCTCTACCTGTTTACGCCGGAAAGCCGCAGCTACTACGAGACGCTAGGCTGGACGCTGGTGAGGCGTCAGGCTTACAAGGGACAGATGGTCGACATCATGGTGCGGGCAATATCAGCAGAAGCGCCATAG